The region TcctaattattttaaaaagtgGATTTTCGATTTTTTCCATAAATCATAAGATGTTccttatttaaaaaatgttcatgatttagaaAAAAATGGCtgcgtatttgaaaaaatgttcgtgaattcaaaaatattcatgaatttcacaAAAACCGTTCATTGATTCAAAAAATGTCCGTGGTTTCAAAAAATTGCGCGTTGATGTACGATATTTAAATTTGAGAACATTTTGAGAATccgatgaacattttttgagtttgatgaaaaaaattgttttttttgaaattttttcaacttATTTTAGAAGTTTCATGAACATGTTTAAAATATGATGAATTTTTTTAATTCAATGACCAAAAATtgattttaagaaaatgttcatcgatttgattttttttcaatattTTAGTAAAATACTCACAACTTTGGAAAAaccgaaaaataaaaaataaaaaagataataaaaaacaaaaattagaagagaaaggaaaagaagaagaagaaggaaaaaaaaagaaaaatccggGGAGTAAATATGGGCAGACCCACTTGCTCGCACGGGGGAGCAGGGGTGGGGGGGTGCGTGCGTTCCCACTGGCACGCGACCTAGACGCTGAATAGGAGAACCCCCTCTGATAGCTATTGATGCTACTGGTTATTGGAATTATTGGGTTGAGCCCATTTATTACATATTTTTAAATAATTACCAAGGAAAAATCCCAAAGGCTCATATGGCCCATTCATGCATGACAAGTGAGTgtgtaaagtttagtcccaccctggTTGTGGAGGGTGTGTCAGACCAACGTATAAGGTAGGCTTGCTTGCCTCgacatgccatgccatgtatcctCGTGGTGGACTGTTCCTCACTGTCTCCTTGAAACGTTTTTGTACTAGTGGAAAATAATACCTAATAGTTGTAGACTATTCCCTTTTGTCTCCTCGTGTTTCAGTTTCTCTTCCCAGGGCCTATTAGAGGTCTCTCATCCTCCATAGATAGATGCATGTCACTTCATCTCCTATGCATTTGCCTCCCTGTTCTAGATCTTTGCACTGCCTACATCTTTCCCACTCCGCTTCAAGGTGTGCACCGCGAAGTGGAACAATAGGCTTTCGGGGCCATCTAGCAGAATAAAACCTCCCACCCCATGAGGGGCTTTAAGGATTTTGGGGAGCGCTCTCGTGCGACTACTAGATCTTTCTTCATCGTGGATGTGCATGAAACCTACCCCAACGATGATTACTTCCGTAACCTCGATAACCTCCTCATTGAGATGGTGACTGATGAACCTGGCTCTTATTCCACCGCACTGTACGTGTTATTCCCACTTCTGTTAGAAATTGCGTTAGGTCCACTACTAGTAACAATCGATATGTGTATGATGTTTGTCCTTTTATGTACCCGAGTGATGATTAGTTTCATCGCTTTGCTACTTGATGATTCTGTTATCATGTCCATTACGGTTATCATGGTTTATCTACCTTTTTCTGTACTAAGCTTAATGGGGCATTGCTTAATTATTTAACACTTCCTGCATGCAGCACTACCATTGCAAAGAGTAGGAAGAATAGGACCAGTAACTTTATGCCAATATGACAAATCCAAAGCACCCACCCACGACACCTAGACAACCGAACACACTCAGGAGTCAGGACAAGCCCCATGGCCCCCCTCCACCATCACTGTCGGAGCAGCCAGCGGAGGTGAGGGAACTCCTGTAACGAgacgcctgctccctcctctcgctAGATCTCTTCTGGGCAACTAGGGTTGAAGGGTTGGGGGCGTGCCTATTTTTTATAACTATTTTTCTATAAACACGCACGTGCGCAGGAACGCCCGCCCGCCTATGAGGCTGAACTTCTACAACTTCTAACCTATAACACAAATCAGTTACTTTCCTAATCTAATCACATAGCAAAACAAAAATAGATGCTAGTTGATTGGAGAGGGGCCAACAACATTGGTTAAGGCTTGTGCAAAATTATCTCGAAGAGGTCGAATATATGACATTTACATGGGAAAAGTGACTAAACCTTTAGAACATGTATGACTTTGAGAATTATTCTAGTAAAAATTCCATCAAGATTCATAAGTTCTAAACTTTGTGCAACAAACCCCACataaaaactactccctccatctcataatataagaacgtttttaacactagtgtaaTGTTGAGaacattcttatattttgggacagagggagtatctttTTTTGTCAGTCGAATAAAAATTATCATAAGATTAATTAACCACAAGGACCTTGAACCTTATATTTATGATGATACAAAACAAATTGTTGCATGATCATTCACTTGATTTTCATGCCAATAGAGTTGTTGGTTCAGAACAGAGATGGTTCAACTAACTGCAAGGACCTTGAACCCTCTAGTCCACATAGAGGAGACACAACAAGTGACTAACATCACTGGATCTATAAGTGAACATATGAGATGCCACTTATAATCAAACTTAAACCAAACCAACAGCTTGTGAGAGGCTTGTTGTTTATCAAAGCACCCTATATTTCATAAAATTGTCACTGTTATGTTTTTTTTCTCTCAAGGGCATGGCAAATTGAAGTGCTTAGGCCTTGGGAAGGCCATTCTCTGTTGTAGTCGCACTGGAACAGTCACCGCGTGAAGGCCATGGGGCACCAGCCATTACCGCTTCGATTTCCCAGGTCTCTCGGGGGCAGTTTGTCAGGTTCTTGCATCCTTGCGCCGCCACATACTGCAAACATACACTGCGTTATTAGTGTGGAAATGAAGAACAACAGGTAAAGGTAAATGCAATGTTGATGCTACAGAAATTAATGTTGAGCTTGGCTCATGTAACTTTTGATAAAGAGAACATCTGCATTAGAGTTGGGTGTTTGCGGTACAATTCATTTACATGGAAATCGATAATGTGGAATCTATACTAACTTTACTTCTAGAAAATCCTTCTGTTTCACTCTGAGCATAAAATAGATGTGAAGTTGAGTTTAGCTCCTGTAACTTTTACTCGAGAAAGAGAACTAGCAGTTAACATATCTGCATTAGAATAGGGGTTGTTTGCAGTACAGTTTGATTTACTTGGAAACCATCAATCAACATGACCAATTACACCCCGCCTCTACAATGACACAATATCAAGACCAAATTTGAGACATTGAGGATGCACATAGCCAAAAGTATTAAATATAATAAGGAGGAAAAACAAAGAGAGCTGATGCGGGTAACGACTTGAAACAGTTTTTTTTTTGACATCAACGACTTGAAACAGATATAATATAATGTATTTGCATCATTTTCTAAGTACTACAAGTTAGCCATTACAAGTAGGAGTGCACTAACAGTAAAATATAAAGCGTTATTGTGTAATGCATTTTTTAAGTTGTATTGTCATGTATCAGAAAAGAGCAACCAAGACATACCAGATTACTTTCAATGCGAATACCGCCAAAGCTTTTGTACATTTCTATCTTTTCCCAGTTGAAGAACTTTGAGGAACTCGGGTCATCCTTGGCATGCCTCAGCAAAGCGCCAATGAAATAACAGCCTGGCTCGACCGTAATAACCTGCAATACAGACCACAGGAGCTCAAATGTGTTGTTATTATTCCCACCCACGCTTCTAAACACGGGGGCACAAAGTATGTCCTTCTATTGTTTCATTACACAACTATGTTTTCTTTCCTTTCGTTCGCTCCACTTTTTAGTGACATAAATATACCAAAAAAATAGGAGGATATGTACATTACAACGTTTGAGATTAGGTTAGGAAACTTCTATTAAGTCGAAGACCATCAAAGTAGAGAGGGTCTCGTGCACACATGCAAGTGTGGGTCCATTAAGTTTATTATATGACAAGTAGAAAGATGGCAAGCCGAATAGATCTAAGGGTCTTTATGCCCAATGCTTTCACAAAAGTAGTTCGCCTATGAATAATTGACAAGAACACAAAAGGGAATAACTTTCAGAAGTGTGAATTCCATAGACAGCAGAACACACGAACTGAGAACAAACAATTTAACTATACATGATTATGTACAATTAAAATCATATCCACGAGATTTCGTATAagtgagaaaaataattaaaatgtttTAATACCCAAATGGGGAAAAAGAAATTTCATTAGTCTATGCAAAAGAGAATATACTAACACAAGAGCTCGTGAATTTACGGAGTAACATGGCATCCTAGTAACTTCTCAAACAAGTGTGCATGAAATAGAAAGAGCATTGTGTGCTACTAAATGTTAATAAATTAATGATAAAGGTATTACTTACCATGCCTTCTTTAAGTTCTCTTATTGTCCGCAAGGATCTCAATCCTGGCTCCTCTGGCCTCTCTAAGCCCTATGGCCGAGAAACAAGCATTAGTCTAAGTTGAACAGAGGTAAGTATGACATGATTAAAGTAAAAGCATGGATATTGACATAGTCAAAATCTAACCTCGGGGTAGCCTCCAGGATCGTGGGTGTCAATTCCAAGTAAGTGCCCAAGACCATGAGGCATGAAAACAGCACCCAACCTTTGATTCATCATATCACCAATATCACTGAAATAAATGGTTATAGAAAACTGATAAGTCAGCATCAAGCTTTACATATTATCATATTGAAATTCCATAAGCACAAATAATTATCTCTCACACGCACCCATGGATAATGTTTTCTTTCTTTAGAGATTCAAGTATTCTTTGCTCTGCCAGCCTGCAAAAAAGTTCATATGACGCTTAAACAAATGAAGACAATATGACAGACAAACAGAGGGAGAGACAATGTGATTTGGTTAAAGTTAAAGAGATTGACACATTAGGCCAAAAGATCTGAAAATTTGCTTCCAAGTATTTATAAGGAACCCAATTTAACAACACAGATACAACTGTGAATAATCTTTAGATCAAGCACACTTATGATTGTATGCAAATTGTAAATTGTATTCCATTAAAGCACAATTATTTCTTAGAAACCCAATTTGACAACACTAAGAAAACCATCATTAAAAGTTGCATGGTCTATAAGTGACGACAGAGAATTCTTACTTGTGCATATCGATCCATTTTACTCCAGGCTGCATATGTGATATCACATCATTATGAGCCCTAAGGACAGCCTGTGAAATACAGTCAGTCTTGCATCaataaaaaagaagaagcaaagttgGTAGTTTTACCACCAGGGTACTTACATTGTATATAATCGTCTGGTTTCTTTTGAATTTTCCATTTAtctaaaaacacataaactcattcaGATAACATTACAAGACAAACACTATATTCAAATGTGATAAACAGAAGAATGTGACAGTTTATATCGAGGTTAATTAGTTCCATGCAAGATATACATTAGCTATGATCTGATGTCAGTGAAAACTTGCTTAATAAAAATAATCCTAACATGTCATTGGACTGAAGTGAAAAGGAAAGGACCCGAGGGTATACATAACACTTTTAACAATAAGTAACAAAATCTGATTTTGATTTTGTAAAAAAAAGTGCATGAAAATAGACATATGAATATTCCAAACGACTTACAGGGTATGAACATGTGATGTCAGAACCATAGAAATTGTATTCAGCGCCCATGTCCATTAGAGCCATGTCTCCATCATTCAGCGTCTGAAGATATACTAGATCTAAGTATGTACAAAGAGAAAAGGCAAAACTGCGTACTCCTCCCCTAAAGAAGTCATGAACACACAATAATACTTCAAGACCCTCCATAGCTATTCCTTCATTTGATTTCCATCCTCTGCTTTGTATGTTTGGTATTATTGTTTTCCCTTACTTGATTAATTGGTCCAGCATAACATTAAAGTTGGCTAAATTATGGTCCTTAGCCCATCCAACTGTACAAGTTTCGTTCAAAATTGTCTAACTCTTACTGTGAACACTATCACCCAATGCTGACACACGCACATGCTTCAATTAGAGATTATTTATTGCTGACACGCTAATGAATGATAGCAGACACCATAAGACATTCAGTTCATGAATGCCATAGGCTATTTGATTAATTCAATTCAATGATATACTAACTAACCTATGATCCTTTCATCACAGTTTTCGTTGTTCCAATATGCATTAATTCTGAACACATACTACAACGAGATCAAAAATTGTTGCTCAGACTCCCAAATTTCAAGATCTCATGGTACTCAACAACTATATAGTTGACAAATATTTTCTTCAGGAAAAAGTAGTTCATTGAAAACTAATCATTCCTAAGATATTTGAGCGCATGCTATCGACAACATAATCTGAATTTTGTTGCTGGTGCGATTTACAAGCTCGAGCAAGTAAAAAATAACACCAACAATTAAGCTGCAGGCCATAAGCATCATAAAAAAGTGTACCTGGTCATTTGGAGCTCCCGCATGTCCATACTGAAGAGTAGAACTGCAAGATAAGCAGTAGAGTTATATAGCACACAAGATAGTCCAACTCGAAACAAACTCATATACGATAGGCATGGGGCTATTATTTTTAAGTAACTAAGAAAACGTTCCTACATAACTTTCCATAGCTACTCATCTATTCACGGAAGTCAACAAATAGGCAGTGTTATGCATATAAATAAGTGAACTTGAAAAGAGAGACCTACTGAAATTACATAAAGTGAGTAGTTCATTCCGACACTAAGAAACTCTATACTAAGATGTCTATCTCCATTCTTTGTCTCATACTACCAGAAGTTCATGGTGTTAAGAGTTTGAAGAATTTTTTCTCTAAGCTTCATCTAGAAACAATGCATAAATCGTATACTGTTGGTGCTGGGATGGTGATGGTATTAGGATATCCGTTTGTTAGCTCAAGTGGCAActtctacatatatgttacacgaaaATGATTAGTAAAAGAATTAGTAACAATTTCACCATATTTGTAACTACTCATTACTTGCTTCACATATTAGACATAATATTTAAACTCACCTGTTCTGTCCAGTAGCACATATACATGTGTAGGAGCAATGTCGACAGCCTTCGTGCATAGATGCATGATGAATAAAGATGCTTTCTAACTGAGATTCCTTCATGCCTGGTTTTATCTGCCTCATAACCGTGTAAAGTGCAAGTTAACAATCAGATGTGTTTAATTCAACTCTAAAAAAG is a window of Triticum dicoccoides isolate Atlit2015 ecotype Zavitan chromosome 2B, WEW_v2.0, whole genome shotgun sequence DNA encoding:
- the LOC119367027 gene encoding xaa-Pro dipeptidase-like; its protein translation is MELHAGNRGRLVAALRAHLSASGRPLHGIVLLKGGEEQTLYCTDRVPLFRQESYFAYLFGVREPGFYGAVDIASGQSMLFAPRLTLDDAVWNGEKDLSFFKDRYKVDYVFYVDELAQVLLSQFSEHGEPLLFLLYGKNTDSGNYSKPASFEGIEKFDTDLSTLHPILTECRVIKSDMELAFIQYANDVSSKAHIEVMRQIKPGMKESQLESIFIHHASMHEGCRHCSYTCICATGQNSSTLQYGHAGAPNDQTLNDGDMALMDMGAEYNFYGSDITCSYPINGKFKRNQTIIYNAVLRAHNDVISHMQPGVKWIDMHKLAEQRILESLKKENIIHGDIGDMMNQRLGAVFMPHGLGHLLGIDTHDPGGYPEGLERPEEPGLRSLRTIRELKEGMVITVEPGCYFIGALLRHAKDDPSSSKFFNWEKIEMYKSFGGIRIESNLYVAAQGCKNLTNCPRETWEIEAVMAGAPWPSRGDCSSATTTENGLPKA